One window from the genome of Gimesia aquarii encodes:
- the rnc gene encoding ribonuclease III: MLYDLNPKEIDQLLEECQKNLGYQFSDLELLKCCLTHTSAAKTRTDSNERLEFLGDSILGSIVCEKLYHQFPNAPEGELTRIKSAVVSRNTCTRLAREKDLDRFIFVGKGLAMTETLPESLLAGMFEAIIAGIYLDGGIEPVHTFLDPLVERENHKASRSTHGFNYKSLLQQYSQKKFSETPVYELLDEKGPDHSKFFQVTAIIGAHRYEPAWGSTKKEAEQRAAFNALRDNESDEEWELPALPDAI, encoded by the coding sequence ATGCTGTACGATCTCAATCCTAAAGAGATCGATCAACTCCTGGAAGAGTGTCAAAAGAATCTGGGTTACCAATTTTCGGATTTGGAATTGTTAAAGTGCTGTTTAACTCACACTTCTGCTGCAAAGACCCGGACTGATTCTAACGAACGCCTGGAGTTTTTGGGGGACTCCATTCTAGGCTCAATTGTTTGCGAAAAGCTCTATCATCAGTTTCCCAATGCCCCTGAGGGGGAATTGACCCGGATTAAGTCAGCCGTTGTCAGTCGCAATACCTGTACCAGACTGGCCCGTGAAAAGGATCTGGATCGATTTATTTTTGTGGGTAAAGGACTGGCGATGACGGAAACCTTGCCTGAATCACTTTTGGCAGGGATGTTTGAAGCCATTATCGCTGGAATCTACCTGGATGGGGGAATCGAGCCGGTGCACACTTTTTTAGACCCTCTGGTTGAACGCGAGAATCATAAAGCGTCCCGTTCGACGCATGGATTTAATTATAAAAGCCTGCTGCAACAATACTCACAGAAAAAGTTCTCTGAAACTCCCGTTTATGAGTTACTGGATGAAAAAGGACCGGATCACTCTAAATTTTTCCAAGTCACTGCAATCATTGGTGCGCATCGATACGAACCTGCCTGGGGTTCGACCAAAAAAGAGGCTGAACAACGCGCCGCCTTCAATGCATTGCGCGATAATGAAAGTGACGAGGAGTGGGAACTCCCTGCATTGCCGGACGCCATTTGA